A stretch of the Sphingobacterium thalpophilum genome encodes the following:
- a CDS encoding S9 family peptidase encodes MLGCRQHHADPIPINHFFSTPEKSSFKISPDGRYIAYIGIDNHCKNIYIIDLQHQDSSKQLTYQNDINVKSFVWNSSSKISFLTEQSSQDSLRLYAVDIKTDKIWPLIKPVRARFRWVHATVSADGSFIAGINDRDSSLFDLYRIYLDGRPRELVLQNPGNMSSWIVSTDGQVRLAIANDSVQQSVLYRTSEKESFKEIVRCDVESSFTPLGYQDSAQSVIYALSNINRDKLALVSYDLSHQRELGELFSHKEVDMSPGGYFSEQNRLLFVNYTTSRQGRHFFDVATKKKYDQLAEQIEGFEFQVLNTDVSGDRIIIKTYTDVNPGGIYFYDFRTKKLTKLADNNPDLKDKELSPNEFVTYKARDGQQITGYLTYPVHSNRKNLPMVVLPHDGPNGREVWGFDNEAQFLANRGYLVFQMNYRGSTGFGKKFWTAGFKEWGGKIQDDITDGVKWLIKEGIADGNRIAIVGKGFGGYSALHAACFNSDLYKCAASYSGYTNLFTYFRDIPPYFKSYVQKMYQIVGNPIREAELFKNISPVFHSDKVRIPVLLAQGGKDRFSSVTDANQFVQKLKNNHIPVQYFLKEDEDRTFKKDENVFGYYNELERFLAKYLVD; translated from the coding sequence ATGCTGGGGTGTCGCCAACATCATGCCGACCCTATACCTATCAACCATTTTTTTTCAACGCCCGAAAAATCGAGTTTTAAGATTTCTCCCGACGGCCGATATATTGCCTATATCGGTATTGATAATCATTGTAAAAATATATATATCATCGACCTGCAGCATCAGGATAGTTCGAAACAACTGACCTATCAGAATGATATTAATGTCAAGTCTTTTGTATGGAATAGTAGCTCAAAAATTTCTTTTTTGACCGAACAGTCTTCGCAGGACAGCCTGCGGCTATATGCGGTAGATATCAAAACAGATAAAATCTGGCCGCTGATCAAACCGGTACGTGCCCGTTTTAGATGGGTACACGCTACGGTCTCCGCGGATGGAAGCTTTATTGCAGGGATCAATGACCGGGATTCTTCGCTGTTTGACCTTTATCGTATTTATCTCGACGGGCGGCCGCGCGAACTCGTGCTTCAAAATCCGGGCAATATGAGCTCGTGGATCGTATCAACTGATGGGCAGGTGCGGCTGGCAATCGCAAATGATTCTGTACAGCAATCTGTCCTTTATCGAACATCGGAAAAAGAATCGTTCAAAGAGATTGTCCGTTGTGACGTGGAAAGTAGTTTTACTCCGTTGGGATATCAGGATAGTGCACAGTCAGTTATTTATGCTCTGTCCAACATCAATCGCGACAAGCTCGCTCTGGTCAGTTACGATCTGTCGCACCAAAGGGAGCTGGGCGAGCTGTTCAGCCATAAAGAAGTGGATATGAGTCCAGGTGGATATTTTTCCGAGCAGAACAGACTGTTGTTTGTTAATTATACAACTTCGAGACAGGGCCGGCATTTTTTTGATGTGGCAACAAAAAAGAAGTACGATCAATTGGCGGAGCAAATTGAAGGCTTTGAATTTCAGGTACTGAATACGGATGTTTCAGGAGACAGGATCATTATTAAAACTTATACCGATGTCAATCCGGGAGGGATTTATTTCTATGATTTTAGGACTAAAAAACTGACAAAGCTGGCGGATAACAACCCCGATTTGAAGGATAAGGAGTTGTCTCCGAATGAATTTGTAACCTATAAAGCGCGAGATGGTCAGCAGATAACCGGTTATTTGACCTATCCAGTACATTCAAACCGAAAAAATTTACCGATGGTGGTATTGCCCCATGATGGACCCAATGGCCGTGAGGTTTGGGGGTTTGATAACGAAGCGCAGTTTCTGGCCAATAGAGGATATCTGGTTTTTCAGATGAACTACAGGGGCTCGACAGGTTTTGGTAAGAAGTTCTGGACGGCGGGTTTTAAGGAATGGGGAGGTAAAATCCAGGATGATATTACCGACGGAGTGAAGTGGCTGATCAAAGAAGGGATTGCAGACGGGAACAGGATCGCTATTGTAGGGAAAGGATTTGGTGGATATTCGGCGCTGCATGCCGCCTGTTTCAATTCCGATCTTTATAAATGCGCAGCGTCCTATTCTGGCTACACCAACCTATTCACTTATTTTAGGGACATCCCGCCTTATTTTAAGTCCTACGTACAGAAAATGTATCAGATTGTTGGCAATCCTATTCGAGAAGCCGAATTGTTTAAAAATATTTCGCCTGTATTCCATTCTGATAAGGTAAGAATCCCAGTATTGCTCGCCCAGGGTGGAAAAGACCGTTTCAGTTCCGTGACGGATGCAAACCAATTTGTTCAGAAACTAAAAAACAACCATATTCCTGTGCAGTATTTTTTAAAGGAAGATGAGGATAGAACCTTTAAAAAAGATGAGAATGTTTTCGGTTATTATAACGAGCTGGAGCGATTTTTGGCAAAATATCTCGTAGATTAG
- a CDS encoding sensor histidine kinase: MKAAKYSYRKNYGLLLVFLIAISGLYLFALFLARNYTESHIKNEFTNRRSEIFDQTLVPFNDFFQNRVPEVSFYQGFLDSVQAGKYAYSILSSYPFVREIGFFDLQLNNDHNLNYGFIVNNLRIQPKTITFFSISRSGLYKNTIRDRAQMGLHSEDINNIGVKLATYIDKLQPNAKLSDKDILKVFYTIRPGQITYLNIPRVNDLIVYKSIMEGNLDHTVGYEQDMFNFQIDPMYLEVKNSYPNLYEKIEIVPLVGAPITPENDEISTEMPLPGALADYKLLFRSSKSFISDEINRSFWPVLGGISLIYIILIAILYLIYRNLEINGRLFKLQYDFINNLTHEFKTPVSVIKIAGNNIKSAQVLSEDERRMYGNILDQEADRLNNLMNKLLSFSQIENKTIKLNKEEVDLEEFTENIVASSRIKYPDFKISTKIDVRTSMLADPVLLSSVFQNMIDNAYKYSKSGHKILDIAIQQSKKNFVIIFRDEGIGIEKAEFNNIFKKFYRIKSQYNQQGSIGLGLAFCKEITEFIGGDITVKSQLGHGTTFTLVFPV; this comes from the coding sequence ATGAAAGCAGCGAAATACAGCTACCGGAAAAATTATGGTCTACTGTTGGTATTTTTGATCGCGATCAGCGGTCTGTATTTGTTTGCGCTTTTTTTGGCCAGAAATTATACGGAGTCTCATATTAAAAATGAATTTACGAACAGGAGATCGGAAATTTTTGATCAAACATTAGTCCCATTTAACGATTTTTTTCAGAACAGAGTACCTGAGGTATCGTTTTACCAAGGCTTCCTGGATTCTGTGCAGGCGGGGAAATATGCGTACAGCATTTTAAGTTCCTATCCTTTCGTACGTGAAATTGGTTTTTTTGATCTTCAGCTAAACAATGATCATAATCTGAACTATGGTTTTATCGTTAATAATCTACGGATCCAGCCCAAGACGATCACTTTTTTTTCCATTTCTCGGTCAGGTTTGTATAAAAATACGATCCGTGATCGTGCGCAAATGGGCTTGCATTCAGAAGATATCAATAATATAGGAGTCAAGTTGGCGACTTATATCGATAAGCTACAGCCTAATGCAAAGTTGTCGGATAAAGATATATTAAAGGTTTTTTATACCATCAGACCAGGGCAGATCACCTACCTGAATATTCCGAGGGTGAATGATCTGATCGTTTACAAATCCATAATGGAGGGCAATCTGGATCATACGGTGGGTTATGAGCAGGATATGTTTAATTTCCAGATCGATCCAATGTATCTGGAAGTCAAAAACAGTTATCCCAATCTTTACGAAAAGATTGAAATTGTACCCTTAGTAGGCGCACCGATTACGCCAGAGAATGATGAGATCTCCACCGAAATGCCTTTGCCCGGAGCTCTGGCGGATTATAAACTGCTGTTTAGGTCGAGCAAAAGTTTTATTTCGGACGAGATCAACCGTAGTTTTTGGCCTGTTTTGGGTGGTATATCGCTGATTTATATTATTTTGATTGCGATTCTATATTTAATTTATAGAAATTTAGAAATTAACGGAAGACTTTTTAAATTGCAGTATGATTTCATCAACAACCTGACGCATGAGTTTAAAACACCTGTGAGCGTTATTAAAATTGCTGGAAATAACATCAAGAGTGCGCAGGTGCTTTCAGAAGATGAAAGAAGGATGTACGGTAATATATTGGATCAGGAGGCTGACCGGCTCAACAATTTGATGAATAAATTATTGTCGTTTAGCCAGATTGAAAATAAAACAATTAAATTGAATAAGGAAGAGGTTGATCTAGAGGAGTTTACTGAAAATATCGTCGCTTCTTCGAGAATAAAATATCCCGATTTCAAAATTAGCACAAAAATTGATGTACGAACATCTATGCTAGCGGATCCGGTATTGTTGAGCAGCGTATTTCAGAACATGATCGACAACGCTTATAAATATTCGAAATCGGGACATAAAATCCTGGATATTGCCATACAACAAAGCAAGAAGAATTTTGTTATCATTTTCAGGGATGAAGGCATTGGGATAGAGAAGGCGGAGTTTAACAATATCTTCAAAAAGTTTTATAGGATAAAGAGTCAATATAATCAGCAAGGAAGTATTGGTTTAGGTCTGGCATTCTGTAAAGAGATCACCGAGTTTATCGGCGGCGACATTACGGTGAAAAGCCAGTTGGGTCATGGGACCACCTTTACATTGGTATTTCCGGTTTAA
- a CDS encoding response regulator transcription factor yields MNKDITVAVIEDDENLRFLVKHRLESEGYQVIQSGNGNEAESLILEKRPDVVLLDWMLPGKEGNEICEDVRKAGFENIIIMMTAKSQDVDKIEAYSFGVTDYISKPFNMDVLIAMIDNKVKFFLPKNSPEIYKFGQTEHHPNIHSLIRDGKKVELTILENRILLHFLQNLGREITREELMEVVWGYSSNVNTRTLDMHVVRLRKKIETNPDKPHYLQTVRGLGYKFVDDEES; encoded by the coding sequence ATGAACAAAGACATCACTGTTGCTGTTATTGAAGATGATGAGAACTTGCGTTTCTTGGTAAAACATCGATTGGAATCTGAGGGCTATCAAGTCATTCAAAGCGGAAATGGGAATGAAGCAGAAAGTTTGATTCTGGAAAAAAGACCCGATGTGGTTTTATTGGACTGGATGCTTCCGGGAAAAGAAGGTAACGAGATCTGTGAAGATGTACGCAAAGCAGGATTTGAGAACATCATTATTATGATGACGGCAAAATCCCAAGATGTGGACAAAATTGAAGCTTATAGTTTTGGCGTGACGGACTATATCAGCAAGCCATTCAATATGGATGTATTGATCGCTATGATAGATAACAAGGTGAAATTTTTCTTGCCTAAAAATAGCCCTGAGATTTATAAATTCGGCCAGACTGAGCATCATCCGAATATTCACTCTCTGATACGTGATGGTAAGAAGGTGGAACTGACAATTTTGGAAAACAGGATTCTGTTACATTTTCTACAGAACCTTGGGCGGGAGATCACACGGGAGGAACTGATGGAAGTGGTGTGGGGCTACAGTTCAAATGTAAATACACGCACGCTTGACATGCACGTTGTGCGTCTGCGTAAAAAGATAGAAACCAATCCGGACAAACCGCATTATCTGCAGACAGTACGGGGCTTGGGTTACAAATTTGTCGATGATGAGGAGTCCTGA
- the greA gene encoding transcription elongation factor GreA — MAEVTYFTEEGLRKLKEELAYLKTEGRAKIANAIAEARDKGDLSENAEYDAAKEAQGLHEAKIANLENTLATARLIDESKLDTSKVLALSIVKIKNKKNGAVMTYQLVAESEADLKSGKISVKSPIAQGLLGKSKGDTAVIEVPAGKIEFEIVEISR; from the coding sequence ATGGCAGAAGTAACTTATTTTACGGAAGAAGGATTGCGTAAGCTTAAAGAAGAATTAGCTTATCTGAAGACGGAAGGAAGAGCTAAAATTGCCAATGCGATTGCAGAGGCGAGGGACAAAGGCGATTTATCGGAGAATGCGGAGTATGATGCCGCGAAAGAGGCGCAGGGACTACATGAGGCTAAAATAGCCAATTTGGAAAATACCTTGGCTACAGCGCGTTTGATTGACGAATCGAAGCTCGATACGTCCAAAGTCTTGGCGCTTTCTATTGTCAAGATCAAAAATAAAAAGAACGGTGCTGTGATGACCTATCAATTGGTAGCGGAGTCTGAGGCAGATCTTAAGTCTGGTAAGATTTCGGTTAAGTCTCCTATTGCACAGGGGTTGTTGGGTAAATCAAAAGGTGATACCGCCGTCATTGAGGTGCCTGCAGGTAAAATTGAATTTGAGATTGTAGAGATTTCAAGATAA
- a CDS encoding HIT family protein — translation MSTIFSKIVAGEIPAYKVAESNDFLAFLDISPVAKGHVLVIPKKETDYIFDIDDDEYMALWVFAKIVAQGIKKVIPCVKVGVAVVGLEVAHAHIHLVPINKISDLNFAGPKLTLSNEELSQIAETIRESIISITTQNQ, via the coding sequence ATGTCGACAATTTTTTCAAAAATCGTTGCTGGAGAGATTCCAGCTTATAAAGTGGCAGAAAGTAATGATTTTCTGGCTTTTCTGGACATTAGTCCCGTGGCCAAAGGGCATGTACTGGTGATTCCAAAAAAGGAGACGGATTACATTTTTGATATCGATGATGATGAATACATGGCACTTTGGGTGTTTGCGAAAATTGTTGCACAAGGGATAAAAAAAGTAATTCCATGTGTTAAAGTTGGTGTTGCTGTCGTCGGATTGGAGGTTGCGCATGCGCATATCCATCTGGTTCCGATCAATAAGATCAGCGATCTAAATTTTGCAGGGCCAAAGCTAACGTTGAGCAATGAGGAACTCAGTCAGATCGCCGAGACGATTAGGGAGTCCATTATCAGCATAACTACTCAAAATCAATAA
- a CDS encoding DedA family protein, with product MHELLLSFQQLMNPEELLSSGGFYLVILIVFAETGLFFGFFLPGDYLLFLAGLFCALHKIDVSIYTLCIGLLGAGILGNFTGYWFGYRAGPMLFKRKDSLIFKRKYVVMAEEFYHKYGGTALIIGRFVPIVRTFAPIFAGVVKLDFKKFVLYNISGALIWVLVLTLSGYFLGIEFPWIIHYVEYVIVGMIVIAFMPIAITLLKKRIKDKKNKQNIQ from the coding sequence ATGCATGAACTTTTGTTGTCATTTCAACAATTAATGAATCCCGAAGAGCTATTGAGTTCAGGGGGATTTTATTTAGTTATCTTAATCGTATTTGCCGAAACGGGTCTGTTTTTTGGTTTTTTTCTCCCAGGTGACTACCTCTTATTCCTAGCCGGATTATTCTGTGCCCTTCACAAGATAGATGTTAGTATTTATACACTTTGTATCGGCCTATTGGGAGCGGGTATACTGGGTAATTTTACGGGGTACTGGTTTGGATACCGGGCCGGCCCCATGTTGTTTAAGCGTAAGGATAGTCTCATCTTCAAGCGCAAATATGTAGTGATGGCCGAGGAATTTTATCATAAATATGGTGGCACGGCATTAATTATAGGAAGATTTGTTCCAATAGTTCGTACTTTTGCACCTATCTTTGCAGGTGTTGTAAAATTAGATTTCAAGAAATTCGTTTTATATAACATCAGTGGCGCTTTGATCTGGGTCTTGGTATTGACCCTTTCAGGATATTTTTTAGGGATTGAATTCCCTTGGATTATTCATTATGTAGAGTATGTAATCGTGGGGATGATCGTCATTGCATTCATGCCTATTGCTATTACCCTGCTTAAAAAGCGGATAAAAGACAAAAAAAACAAACAAAATATACAGTAA
- a CDS encoding inorganic diphosphatase encodes MSKQNPWHMVSPGENVPNAVNAIIEITNGSKGKYELDKETGLLLLDRVMSSSVVYPANYGFIPQTYCDDKDPLDILVICSVDILPLTLVEAQVIGVMNMVDGGEQDDKIIAVAKNDPVFNYIKDIDQLPPHTMKEIVQFFESYKALEKKHVVVEGVKGREEAQRILVEAIELYKKEFVNK; translated from the coding sequence ATGAGTAAACAAAACCCTTGGCACATGGTTTCTCCAGGTGAGAATGTGCCAAATGCCGTAAATGCTATCATTGAGATTACAAACGGATCCAAAGGAAAGTACGAATTAGACAAAGAAACAGGTTTGTTGCTTTTGGACAGAGTGATGAGTTCATCTGTCGTATATCCAGCCAATTATGGTTTTATTCCACAGACATATTGCGATGACAAGGATCCTCTGGATATCTTGGTGATCTGTTCGGTAGATATTTTGCCGTTGACTTTAGTCGAAGCTCAGGTTATTGGCGTTATGAACATGGTTGACGGTGGTGAGCAAGATGACAAGATCATTGCGGTCGCTAAAAATGATCCTGTATTCAATTATATCAAAGACATCGATCAATTGCCGCCGCATACGATGAAAGAAATTGTACAATTCTTTGAAAGCTACAAGGCTTTAGAGAAAAAACATGTTGTGGTAGAAGGGGTGAAGGGAAGAGAGGAAGCACAGAGAATCTTAGTTGAGGCTATCGAATTGTACAAAAAAGAATTTGTTAACAAATAA
- a CDS encoding hemolysin family protein, translating to MALDIFWTLFLVLANGFFVAAEFAIVKVRVSQIEVQAKTGSKVATIAKSITEHLDGYLAATQLGITLSSLALGWVGEAVMTQIVQGALGFFGVELTGAIAKNAGHILAFTIITVLHIVFGELAPKSIAIQKPVATTMKIAVPLQFFYFIFRPFIWILNGFANFLLKILGFEVTKGESAHSSEELQYLLDKGKESGALDISEHELIKNVFDFNERIVKNIMVPRTKIVAVEVTADASELIETMTEEGYSRIPIYEDNIDQIVGIVHTKDILPLLAKGKEVVMKNIMRKPYFIPETKKINDLMAEFQQRRLQLAIVLDEFGGTAGMATLEDIVEELVGEIQDEYDEETPVVERISETEYMVDAGASIHDVNEFLPIELPESQDYDTMAGLVSEIFDKIPEVGERKEEYGYIFTIIRKAQQNIEFVKLELVESADEDLEE from the coding sequence ATGGCGCTCGATATTTTTTGGACATTGTTTTTGGTATTGGCCAACGGTTTTTTTGTTGCTGCCGAATTTGCTATTGTCAAAGTCCGGGTCTCCCAAATTGAAGTTCAGGCAAAAACAGGTAGCAAAGTAGCTACAATAGCCAAAAGTATAACAGAGCATTTGGATGGTTATTTGGCCGCTACACAATTGGGTATTACACTTTCTTCACTTGCCTTGGGGTGGGTCGGAGAGGCTGTAATGACCCAAATTGTGCAAGGGGCATTAGGTTTTTTTGGGGTTGAGCTGACAGGAGCAATAGCAAAAAATGCAGGTCATATATTAGCCTTTACGATCATTACCGTGTTGCATATCGTATTTGGTGAATTGGCCCCTAAGTCGATTGCGATTCAGAAGCCAGTTGCAACCACAATGAAAATTGCAGTACCTTTGCAATTTTTCTATTTTATTTTTAGACCCTTCATCTGGATATTGAATGGCTTTGCTAATTTCTTGCTGAAAATCTTAGGTTTTGAAGTAACGAAAGGCGAATCAGCACACTCTTCCGAAGAGCTGCAATATCTGCTGGACAAGGGAAAAGAGTCTGGTGCGCTGGATATTTCTGAGCACGAACTGATCAAAAATGTGTTTGATTTTAATGAGCGTATCGTCAAGAATATCATGGTACCACGAACTAAAATTGTCGCTGTTGAAGTCACTGCAGATGCTTCGGAACTGATCGAAACGATGACAGAAGAGGGATATTCCCGTATTCCAATTTATGAAGATAACATCGACCAGATCGTCGGGATCGTCCATACCAAAGATATTTTGCCCTTGCTGGCCAAAGGTAAAGAGGTGGTTATGAAAAATATCATGCGTAAGCCATACTTTATTCCCGAAACCAAAAAGATCAATGATCTGATGGCAGAGTTTCAGCAGCGTCGTCTGCAGCTCGCTATTGTGCTTGATGAGTTTGGCGGTACGGCGGGGATGGCTACCTTAGAAGATATAGTCGAAGAGTTGGTCGGTGAGATTCAGGATGAATATGACGAGGAGACACCGGTAGTGGAGCGTATCTCCGAAACGGAGTATATGGTGGATGCGGGGGCGAGCATTCACGACGTCAATGAGTTTTTACCGATTGAATTGCCCGAAAGTCAGGATTATGACACCATGGCTGGACTGGTAAGTGAAATTTTTGATAAGATTCCTGAAGTCGGTGAGCGGAAGGAAGAATATGGTTATATCTTCACCATCATCCGCAAAGCCCAGCAAAATATCGAGTTTGTTAAATTGGAATTGGTCGAATCGGCTGATGAAGATTTGGAAGAATAA
- a CDS encoding 16S rRNA (uracil(1498)-N(3))-methyltransferase → MQLFFTPDIDPSLKNFILSEEESKHAIRVLRMNSGDRLHLIDGRGGLYEAEVVDPHPKRTVLSILKVEEDFQQPRYHLHVAVGPTKNIDRIEWFLEKATEVGIQEITPIICEHSERKEVKLDRLNKVIVAAMKQSLKACLPKLNPTISFRQFLDTVPLEGVQKAIAHCVESDKKYLDQIFQPGQHYIVLIGPEGDFSAEEIELALHAGFQPISLGEARLRTETAALAACLEISLLNR, encoded by the coding sequence ATGCAACTATTTTTTACTCCCGATATCGATCCTTCACTCAAAAATTTTATCCTCAGTGAAGAGGAAAGTAAACATGCTATCCGTGTCCTACGCATGAATAGCGGTGATCGTCTGCATCTGATTGACGGCCGAGGTGGCTTATATGAAGCGGAAGTGGTGGATCCACATCCCAAACGTACTGTATTGTCCATCTTAAAAGTTGAGGAGGACTTTCAGCAGCCGAGGTATCATTTACATGTCGCGGTTGGCCCCACAAAGAATATAGACCGTATAGAGTGGTTTTTAGAGAAAGCTACGGAAGTGGGCATTCAGGAAATTACACCTATCATCTGTGAACATTCAGAGCGTAAAGAAGTCAAGCTGGATAGGCTGAACAAAGTGATTGTAGCCGCCATGAAGCAGTCGTTAAAGGCCTGTTTGCCTAAGCTGAATCCTACCATATCGTTTCGGCAATTTTTGGATACAGTTCCTCTGGAAGGCGTGCAAAAAGCTATTGCCCATTGTGTGGAATCTGATAAGAAGTATTTAGATCAGATTTTTCAACCTGGGCAGCATTATATTGTACTGATTGGCCCAGAAGGAGATTTCTCCGCTGAGGAAATTGAGCTTGCCCTACATGCTGGGTTTCAACCCATTTCTCTTGGTGAAGCACGTCTGCGTACCGAAACAGCAGCATTAGCCGCTTGCCTGGAGATCTCGCTGCTGAATAGATAG
- a CDS encoding ABC transporter permease, protein MNTIQLVWKNLSRQFGSVFLSILLTAFGISILAVLSITGDTFEKQLDNNSKNIDLVIGAKGSPLQLILSSVYHIDNPTGNIPLDQLEPLRDNPLVRLAVPLSLGDNFKGHRIVGTDSSFLVIYETKVKEGRLWQKNFEVVIGAQVAKKQQLKIGDKINSSHGLSKDGHSHDEHPFTIVGILQQNNNVTDNLILTNLESVWDVHGIGHDHAEHETAAEREQRERQEDREETVKAHLHHHGEDLPETTTSPATQGHDDHNHAHHDHDHDHEDEGTFVKSIGADMITQNGLEITAILVKYQSPAAIGILPKMIDQQTDMQSASPAMESTRLFSLLGVGIDSLAILAYVIMLIAGLSVFINLYNALKQRKYDLAIMRTLGASKAKLFTIVLLEGLVITIVGGLVGLILAHLALYYISNQTSQSADFIEAFRLHPKELVFLLVACIIGILAALIPAIKAYRTSISGTLSNK, encoded by the coding sequence ATGAACACAATACAACTGGTCTGGAAAAATCTAAGTAGACAGTTTGGATCTGTCTTCCTGAGTATCTTACTCACAGCGTTTGGCATTTCCATCCTTGCAGTCCTGTCCATTACCGGCGACACGTTTGAAAAGCAGCTTGACAACAACAGTAAAAATATAGATTTAGTAATAGGCGCCAAAGGTAGTCCGCTACAGCTGATTTTGTCCAGCGTGTACCACATCGACAATCCTACCGGAAATATTCCCTTGGACCAGCTGGAGCCACTACGTGACAACCCTCTTGTACGCCTCGCTGTCCCTTTGTCTTTAGGGGACAACTTTAAGGGGCATCGCATTGTGGGGACCGATTCCAGCTTTCTGGTGATCTATGAAACTAAAGTAAAGGAGGGACGACTCTGGCAAAAGAATTTTGAGGTAGTTATCGGCGCCCAGGTCGCCAAAAAACAACAGCTCAAAATCGGTGATAAAATCAACAGCTCCCATGGGCTCAGCAAAGATGGTCATAGCCATGACGAGCACCCTTTTACAATTGTCGGGATCCTCCAACAAAACAACAATGTCACCGACAACCTGATATTGACCAATCTGGAAAGCGTCTGGGACGTGCATGGCATCGGCCACGACCACGCCGAACACGAAACTGCTGCGGAACGGGAACAGCGCGAACGTCAGGAGGACCGGGAAGAGACCGTGAAAGCACATCTGCATCACCATGGCGAAGACTTACCGGAAACGACCACTTCACCTGCCACCCAAGGTCATGACGATCACAACCATGCCCATCATGACCATGATCACGATCATGAAGATGAAGGCACCTTTGTTAAATCGATCGGGGCGGATATGATTACCCAAAATGGTCTCGAAATTACCGCCATATTGGTCAAGTATCAATCCCCTGCAGCAATAGGTATATTGCCCAAAATGATCGATCAGCAAACAGACATGCAGTCTGCTTCTCCTGCCATGGAAAGCACCCGCTTATTTTCGCTGCTAGGCGTAGGCATAGATTCTTTGGCAATTCTCGCCTATGTCATCATGCTGATCGCAGGGCTGAGCGTATTTATCAACCTCTACAACGCTTTGAAACAACGCAAGTATGACCTGGCAATCATGCGCACACTCGGCGCTTCTAAAGCAAAACTATTCACCATCGTATTGCTGGAAGGACTCGTAATCACTATTGTCGGTGGACTAGTAGGCTTAATACTCGCTCATCTTGCCCTGTATTACATCAGCAACCAGACAAGCCAGAGCGCCGACTTTATCGAAGCTTTTAGGCTTCATCCAAAAGAATTGGTATTTTTGCTTGTTGCGTGCATCATTGGCATACTGGCAGCGTTGATTCCGGCGATCAAAGCGTACAGAACAAGTATATCCGGAACATTGTCAAATAAATAG
- a CDS encoding ABC transporter ATP-binding protein: MSNPIVSTEQLSFRYHKAKSIVFPDIHIEKGEHTLLLGDSGTGKTTLLNILAGLSRPETGTVKINSQNLAELSNSKLDHFRSRYIGFIFQEAHLLKNLTLVENIKLAQSLAGEKVDVQQIHLVLQQLQLEHKTEAYPNELSRGQLQRAAIARSVINKPALLIADEPTAALDDNNTNRVLELLLHIADTAGSTLLITTHDKRIKERFSKMYLLA; this comes from the coding sequence ATGAGCAATCCAATCGTATCTACTGAACAGCTATCATTCCGGTATCACAAAGCCAAAAGCATTGTATTTCCTGACATTCATATCGAAAAAGGCGAACATACGCTATTGCTGGGGGATTCAGGAACTGGTAAAACCACCTTGCTCAATATATTAGCTGGCTTGTCCCGGCCTGAAACCGGCACAGTAAAGATAAATAGTCAGAACCTTGCCGAGCTCTCTAATAGTAAATTGGATCACTTCCGATCGCGTTATATCGGATTTATATTTCAGGAAGCTCATCTGCTCAAAAACTTAACCTTAGTGGAGAACATCAAACTGGCGCAATCTCTGGCGGGGGAGAAAGTTGATGTGCAACAAATTCATCTAGTACTGCAGCAGCTACAGCTGGAGCATAAAACCGAGGCCTACCCCAATGAACTAAGCCGTGGACAGCTGCAACGGGCTGCGATCGCGCGTAGCGTTATTAACAAGCCTGCATTGCTGATCGCCGACGAACCGACGGCCGCCCTCGATGACAATAATACCAACCGGGTACTGGAACTACTTCTACATATCGCCGATACAGCTGGATCGACCCTGTTAATCACAACACACGATAAACGGATCAAAGAAAGGTTCTCTAAAATGTACCTTTTGGCATAA